The following DNA comes from Anopheles coustani chromosome 2, idAnoCousDA_361_x.2, whole genome shotgun sequence.
ATGCGaattaaaaaaaccaaactccaGGCAGGGACCAAACACATGGCCGACGCTGGGGGCCTAGTAGCTGTTGACCTCACGGAGCTGCCGGTTGCCGAGCTCCAGCGGTGGACGGTAGTTGTTGATGACCTTGCCGTACTCGAACTGCTTATTGATGGTTGCATCGCAGGGACACTCCTCGGCCGCATCGTAGCAACGCATCTCGCGGAACAGCTCCAGCTGCTCGTGGGACACCTCGATCGGCTCCTTGAACAGAATCCAGGTGACGGACTCGGAGCACGGCGGCGTCGTCAGTGATCCCAGGTAGGTCCAGTAAGCCTTACCCTCCGGCAAGAGGCGAGCTGGATCAAGTGGTTTGTTGAGTGTTACCTACGTAcgaaagtaaattaaattgattaatCAATATGTCGGATaagtgggaaaaagaaattaatcaCTAATAAAAGTCACTTGACTGAAATGTAACTGTTTGTTTACTACACATTCTGATTTAATATTAAAGTATTCCATGATTCTTGAAATAAACTGTAAATgccacaaaataaaacagataCCAATCAAGCTATTAAAAAACAGAATGCCTGAAGTAAAGAactcaatttttatttaagttttaatgTGAAAACTATCGAGAACAGCAAAATGAATGCATCTCCTCCAgtacaatttattatttttaaaatcagTGTAATAAGACATATGACAGTCACATCgaatcaacaacaaaacgttaataaaatgaaatcattagTATAACCGGTCTCCTACGACGTGTTTAATTGTTCATTAGCCATTGATTCTTCACGAGCGACCAATTGAACTCATTCAAACTCATGCCCGAGCGGAGCCATTATTAAAGACAGGCAAATAAGAatcaacaaacgaatcaaGCTTCGTCCGTCTAGAGCCAACCCAGGTTCCGTCGCAGCATCACAACACACGACAGACTCGTTGACGCTGGATCTCTTCATCCGATTCGAACCGGATCGCGAGTTCATGGACAGTCATCATCCGATCCGGCGCGTCGGTGAGCAAATGCGAGTTGGAAGAATGAATTCATCCGAAAGCGCCCGGGTGCAGTGTACGGTGCACTTTTCCGTTTCGCAGTTTTTTTTGCAGCACATAAATCCTCATTGTGGGCCTTTGATCGCACAAacattcacaaacacacactctcgTTTCTCCCCGTACCAAGGCTACAACATCAGAAGGGGGGCGTTGGAGAGGCAGAACAATCCGCCACGGCCCTAGATGGAAAAGATGGATAAAGCGGCCGTGCTTTTGAATCGAAACGGTTGTTAGTGTCAATGTCGGCGGAGTAACACCGGCAATGAATTGGGTGCTACAAGCGAAAACACAATAGAATGATTGATAAGTGTTGGGAACGTACGAAATAAAACGCAAAAACAGAACACCAATAAGGAACAATATGTGTTTCATCCACTCAACGAGAGTAAGGTCACAACCacttaacaataaaaattaactacAAATCAAATACCAATCTCAAGTACCGTTGACGTCGGCACCGCGGGCCATTAGCATGAGACAATTTGTAAACAGTTGGATAATTGGGATAACTGCATTAAGGATTTACGAAATAATGCGATGAGGCATAAggcattttttcccatttgcgTAAATTTATTTGTCCTTCAACAGTCATTAACAGTTTACGTTAACGGAAACAATAActatataatatttttttagattATTTTTGTGCAGAAATATGTTGTTTCTTCTCATTTTAAGTTTCTTCATAGCAAGAGTTGCGACATTATGAAACACTAACCTTGCAATCGATATATCAGTtgattttggaaaattttgtCCAAATCGTTCATTTTTGTCTAAAAAGAACGGACCATGCACAAACAAAGTTCATCTtttccaaaagaaaaacaaattgtagtgaaaatttcatatttcaatTCGATTTTCTGTTCAAACTGTGATCATTGacctgtttgattttattttgtatccaACTGTATGTaatattcaattaaatatTCAATCAATCATCTTTATCAGAatacaaataatttttttgaaattgaaatatgtATATGTCTTGTAAAGCCAAGTTAAACTCGACAGATTTTTCGCCGGCATATTCGTGAGGCATATTTTAAAACTCTTTAATTGTGATGAATTAATGTAATAGGTGGGCTTCGACAGCCTGCGAGTGATTGAAATTAACTTTCTCTTAATTCAAGTAACCACACGTGTGCGAAAACATGCCGGTCCTTCGCTCGTGAGCCCTAACTGGATTCCGCCGGGCAGAAGTACTTTTCCCCCGATTAACAGCACAATTTAACCTCACCACTTTGCAGCGAGATTGTTGATCAACACTTGTGCAAACACGGATGAGGCCGGTAAATAGCACGATTGTTCCGTCGGTGGTACTTGTGACGCCGGCAGACGGCGGGTCCACGCAATCGGCCCCCATACCACTTGACCCATCTATCGCCGGCCGGCCATCTAGAGGTGCACCACCTCATCGTAATCGGACGGCGGATCGCGCGGCCAGCGGATCATATCGTGTTGTCCTTGCCTTTACGAATCTGCTCACGCCCGGGAGGAAAAGACGGACGAGTGGAggtaaaagaaatggaaaattcaactCAACTCAACTAGCGATTGTTTACTCAACACGCTTGTCGTTGCTTATCGCACGTGAACCTCCATGTTGCTGAAAGTAGGATGCATCATAGTGCTCCTGAGTGTACCGGTGGATGGTAAGTTTTTAGCTTGATTGAACTACGACAACCCGGAGTAACGAGGAATAACCCCAGAGAGTGGGTTGTCTATTGAGTTATTGCCACCCCAACGCCTGCCATGACAAAACTGTTGACAAACGAGCCGGTGCAATTCAACTAAAAGAATTCACTATGGCCTTCGCACCCGTCGTTCCCGCAAACGAACCTCTGGAACGTACGAGGCCGGTATTAGTCGGATTATTTTTGCTAGAATTGTGTCACGTAAGTTCACCATTAGTAGaatatgattattttattccacCTCTTCATCAAACCGGAAGCGATGCATCCCGGACTGAACAGTGAGAAATTGAGATTCTATCAGGATAGGTACTTACGCGATCGCCCTTGTGGGTGATGAACGGAAGCAGACGAGCGATGATGTCCAGCTCTGGATGAGGCTTGCCGACCTGAGAatgcaaaaaataatacattatTCGTTCCGCGCACTTCGATGCAACTTGTTTGCGTAGGGCTAAACTATTTCAATGCACTCTGCGATGCATTGGAATATCCGGTGTGTTATTGGACTCCTTTTAAGATTTTTATGATGCACGCAATGCATTCTAATAGAATTAGATTCCATTGTTCTAAAGCTTAATAGACCAGCAATTGAAACTTATTTGATTATAATAAATCACAAATAAGCAATTAGCGAAGCGACGATCTATAAGAATAGATAACTGTATAAAGCTAAAGTATCTTCACCTTTTAATTCAATTGATAAGATCCAACaaagttttttaaaaataatgaaaattaacAGGTTAAAATTAACTAACCATATGTTCGACAGCGATGTAAATTAAATTGGTACTACAGAGGTTATCGCTCtttcaataaattaattatacaATTCTCTTTCATCGAAGAAATACTGCATTGAATTTTATAGCTGAAAAGTGGTTCATCTAGAAGTGGTTGTGAAACTAggtaagaatcaaagacaatTAATagacaggtcgcagcataccatgtaacgacccgaaaaccgtgggaaaatttttgacagttggttaaaattttgtttacaactcagaaacagcgaagaaagtggggtaaaactgcaaatttggtatgtattatcaacagaacaaagagttgaggcgttcgaaatatgttctggaggaaggctCCGTATAAGGCAGACCcacacacttaatttcggcaatcacggcgagcaaaaggatccatatcccatgatttcacacagaagagcagtttctatccgcaaaaccatggatactgtgatctagaatgACCAAAtacctatttcgcgaagatttttgcggagatctcccacaagtatgctggaaatttttgtaaacacttttttaaccaactgtcataacaatggcggagcaaaaaacagctttgacccgacctgtctgttgattGTCTTTGGTAAGAATACAATTAACTTGGACGGCAGACGTAATTTActgtttcaatttacttatataaaacaaaatcagccCTCCATCAGCTTTTGATGGCCCCGGCAACATGTCGCAACGCGGACAATGAATCTTAATTTCAAGTCAAACGCAATCCTGTTCTCGATGCATCGCCATAaagcgaaatgaaaaacaaatcaaaagttCCATCATAGTTGATCTGTATTCGGAGTTGAGAACTGTTCTCAAGTCATCTCAATTGCAGCAAACCCCAACGAGGCGAGATAATATCCCGATTGCAAAGTTTCACTTGTTGCCTTCGACACGCAACGCAAATAAGCGTGAAGGGCGTCCGTAACTGAGGTCTTCTCGGGCAACTGGTTTAAATGTTATCGAGGGTAATGATTAAATTGGATCCGCCATGTCGGCGCTGTCTCGTCCAGTATGCCGTATTTAAATAGTTGACCGCCTTCACCTTGCATTAGGGTCTGTCGGCTCGAGAATTGATAATTGGTTCCATAATCGGATGCGTCTATGATGTGGTGGACGGACAGGGCAGGCATCTTCCAGAAGCCAAATTGTGCCCCAAGCCGTAGGCAAGAAGGggaagaaaatcgatcgaagcgGATGACGCGTGCTAATGTCAGGTGTAACCAACAGCTTGGCGTTTGCGTAGGGCGTAATTGGATTAGACCGCTGAGTGGCCAATAGGTGGTAGCGCGGGTGAGCCAACCTTCCAGTGAAGGTTGTGCAACTGCTCAGTATAAATAGTTTCTTTTCGATATACCTAACCGCATGGCAACATTTATCCTCGCCATTAGAATCGCATCACCGTCCGCCATACTGTCAACGTTCATTACCCGCACATTACATTGCACGCTTGCGGTCCGCCTCACCTTCAAAAAGACGCCCAACACGGCCAACCCGTCCGGGTGACCGGCGGCCTCGGCGAAGCTCTTGTACTTGCTCTGGTTCCAGTGGACGAGATGTAGCTCGCCGGCGAACGACTCGCCGTCCACCGTGTGCTCCGAGCCGCGCGAATCCGAGCAACCCCAGTGGCAGTGGAACTGCTCAAGGATGAACTCCTCCTTCTGCAGCGGTCCTCCGGTGAGCAGCGAGCCCTTGCCGTTGACGTCCACCCGCCAGCAGTAGCCCGGGTTGACCAGGCTGCGCGTGTTCTCCGGAACGTAGGTCCACTTGAGCGGGTTCTCCTGCAGGTCGCCCGAGTTCTGCGTTTTCGAGGTCGTGATATCGACCGGCGACTGGCGCTGGCCACGAGCCTGCGGGAACATTTCCGGCCATTTCTGGGGacctgcaaaagaaaacagtgtTGTTAATGAATGACGCGCAATGGGAATTCGACCATGAATAAGATGTTATTCAATTGACACAACGAAATTGTTTCATAAATCATCCTTATCGCTAGCGGACAACGTTCTCCGTACGCTTgactaaaaaaacagtgtggTAATAATAATGACAAGTGTTCATGTCTGTTTGTTGTGACAAACCATGGGCATGTGTTACAAGTCCCAAGAGGGACATTCATACGGAGCTCATTCAAAAttaatgtaattaattttgttttcatttggttcCAATCGATCTAATGAACTAGAGTCAATCTACTAAATGGTCCAATGAAGATAATAAACACCGTTGATCGAGTAATAATTATAacaacggaaaaacaaacgatagcAAAATTCCATCAAGCAAGATAAACTGGGGTGGAATAAGAATACGATATTTTAGGCCGGTCTACACCATGTCCAATATATTTTCATACACAATTTTCATCAAGACGGAGTGGATACATTTTATGTTCATACATTTTCTacataattttcaaatattccaTTGTGCTTACACAAGTAGTTGAATTTTCTGTTCTGTAATAAAAGATACATGTTTCGGGATGAGagaaaaatacaatttaagaAAGAGGAATTTTCTTAGTGTTATTTTCTGGTTTTCGTTTCGGCCATAGAAAATACAATGGTCATCACTGGCTTGTATTTGCTGATTTGACGTTCAGTTAACCCTGAACATGTTATTAGAACCAACAAGGAGCGAACCGAAAAATAATCAGTTGTTTTAAAAGTATAATGACCTCTTATGTGA
Coding sequences within:
- the LOC131262492 gene encoding carbonic anhydrase 2 is translated as MSVSWGYTQQNGPQKWPEMFPQARGQRQSPVDITTSKTQNSGDLQENPLKWTYVPENTRSLVNPGYCWRVDVNGKGSLLTGGPLQKEEFILEQFHCHWGCSDSRGSEHTVDGESFAGELHLVHWNQSKYKSFAEAAGHPDGLAVLGVFLKVGKPHPELDIIARLLPFITHKGDRVTLNKPLDPARLLPEGKAYWTYLGSLTTPPCSESVTWILFKEPIEVSHEQLELFREMRCYDAAEECPCDATINKQFEYGKVINNYRPPLELGNRQLREVNSY